A region of the Leucobacter komagatae genome:
GCGGACCTTCGAGGTGGCCGGGCAGAGGTTGCCATCACCTACGCGCTGAGCAGCGCCGACGGCGTGGCGCAGGAGGTTGTCGGGCACGCGGCCCCGCACGCGGTTCTGCACACGGAGCACCCGCTTGCCGGCCGCGCATCCGTTTCACTCGCAGAACTCAGCGCCGAGCCGTTTGTGCTGCTCGACCTGCCCGACAGCAACGAGTATTTCCTCAGCCTGCTTGCAGCGGCGGGCGTCGCCCCCGAGATCCGCTACCGCACGAAGAACTACGAGGCTGTGCGGTCGTTCGTCGCTATGGGGCTCGGGTTCTCAATCCTCAACCAGCGCCCTCGCACTGACGCGACCTACGCTGGCAACCGCATTGCTACCGTCGAGCTCAGTGGCGACGTGCGCGGCCTCGACGTCACGATCGCGACGCTCGCACAGATCGAACAGACCGCGCGAGCAAAGGCCGTGAAGCAAGCGCTCACAGATTTGCTCGCCGAAGATGCGGGCGCAACCATCCAGTGATGTTGCCAAACAGCGGCCCAATCATGCGTTTTTTCGATGATGGGACGTAGTTGAATCTGTTTTCTTGATTCAATGCTCCGTGAATGTGTATTGGCTTCGCTCGGGATCCCTGCGATTTGCTAGGTGCGTCGAAGGTCGCCGTCCGCGCGACCCGGCAGAGAGCAGCCGAACGGGATTACGCCCCGATCCGGGCGCTCCGCACCCCACACATCTACCCGAGCGGAGAGAAACTATGTCAAGCCCTGAACCCGAGGTCACCGAGGTCCTCGTTGTCGGCGGCGGCCAAGCCGGCGTGGCCATGAGCGAGCACCTCACCCAGCGCGGAATCGCTCACATCGTTGTTGAGCGGAACCGTGTCGCCGAGAACTGGCGCACCGCTCGATGGGACTCGCTCGTTGCGAATGGCCCGGCCTGGCACGACCGGTTCCCAAGCATGGCGTTCGACGGCGTAGAGGCTGATGAGTTCGCCCCCAAAGACAGCGTGGCA
Encoded here:
- a CDS encoding LysR substrate-binding domain-containing protein; translation: MAQRFPLTLTQLSYFAACAKSLNMTAASQELHVAQSAVSTAVAQLERSLGATLFIRQHSKGLILTPAGESLLRDTQRLFGMLSETIDTIQADRDDITGEITIASFHTLTPFLIPPLLHRLRERHPSLAVSVREGDYEQNLADLRGGRAEVAITYALSSADGVAQEVVGHAAPHAVLHTEHPLAGRASVSLAELSAEPFVLLDLPDSNEYFLSLLAAAGVAPEIRYRTKNYEAVRSFVAMGLGFSILNQRPRTDATYAGNRIATVELSGDVRGLDVTIATLAQIEQTARAKAVKQALTDLLAEDAGATIQ